TTATGTTATTGAACTTGATCGTTGGGGTATTAAAAATAATGGTACAGATGCTATTAATTCAACAAAAGGTATTAATAGTGCACTTTTGTGGGCTAAAGATAATGGTTTTAACCATTGCAAATTACCAAGTGGCCAATACTTAATAGATAAAGATAATAAGATTGAACTGGTTAATGATTTTACTTTGGATTTATTTGGATGTTTAATAAAGAAAGAAACTAACGGATATCAAAAATATCTTATCTTAAATATTGAAAACAAGAGAAATGTTACCCTTATTGGTGGAATAATTGAGGGGGATAAGAGTACACATGATTATCAAACAATTCCGGGTACGCATGAATGGGGAACAGGAATTAATATTGGCTATAGTAAAAATATAAAAATTGATAGTGTTGAAATTAAAGAAACTACTGGATATGGAATCTCTGTTGGATCAAAATACCATCACGCATATTGGGTATATCTATCCGAATTAGAATCTGGTACCTTTGATGCCTCTGGTAATCCTATTACAAACAACAACTGGGTGAGGAGTAACAAGTTCTATCAATTATCTAATAGCCTTATTCAGCAGCAAGGATATTTTATGATATGTGGTAATGGTTATGGTGATTATGGTAATGGTATTGACTTAACAAAAAAGATGGTTTCAGCTTATTTCTTTGATAATAAAAATTTCTTTTTAGGTAAAATTAATCGAAGAACTTTTGAACCTTTTTATTTAACTTCTATTCCAGAAGGTGCGTCAAAATTTAAATTATCATATATGGAAGATATCAGTACAATAGGTACAAGCACAACCACTATTCGTTCAGATGCTTTTTCTAGTGGTGTAAACATAATTAATTGCTTTATTCATGATTGCAGAACATTAGGTATTGTAGGTGGTGGTCAATATATAAACATTGAGAATTGCGAAATTTCAAGAATTGGTGGCGCTGCTCCTGGATATGGTATTGACCTTGAAGATGGCTACAATTTAAATCAAAACATAACAATTAGAAACAACTATTTTCATGATAATAAAAACGGTGATATTGTGGTTATTAGCGCAAGAAATGTCCTTGTAGAAATGAACAAATTTAATAATACAGTTAGTTTTGGTGGTGCTAGAGGTGAAAACTATATCTCGCAATATAATGAATACAATGGAGCTCAGGGTACTGGCAGTTCTCTTGCTGGAGGAGATGGAACATTTGTAGCTTTCCGCTATGATCATTTCTCAGAATCTCAAGCCTATCTTTCAGGGAATTCTATTTATGAAAATTCTATTTTTGATAATATGAATTTTATATTGCAGTCAGATAACTATTTAACAACTCAATTTAGAAATTGCAGATTTAATTTTAATAAAATAGATGAAGGATGGTCTTGGTTATTAAGAAAAGGGTCACTTATTTTTGATTCATGTGAATTTAATGTTAATTGTAAATGGTATTACTTTAGAAGTGAAGCTCATGCTGGCGATTGGTCTAAAAATAAATTAGTATTTGTTAACAATACATTTAATACAAAGGTCAGTTTAGGAGAATCAGTTTACGAAGTTAATGAATTAATACTAGAAAATAACACCTTTGTGGGAAGGCAAGATAAAACAAATTATTATGGTTTTTGGGCTAAAGCTAATAAGTTCTCTATGACAAATAATAATGTCCGGGATGTTTATTTTAGAATAGAAGGGAAAGGAATTAATTCAACTGCTGTAATAACGAACAATAGAGTCCTTATTGATAAAAACTCTACCGTATCAGGCTTGGATAGGTCGGAATTTTTAAGGTTAACACTTTTTGACAAAGTATTTTTTCAAAATAACGTAATAAATATACCTCGAGCAATAGTCTTATTGAGAGGATTTACTATTTATGCTGAGAAACAGTTAATTGTAAATGGAAATTATTTCAACTGTGATAGTGGTACAAATGCAAGATTAGACTTGTTTGGTGCACTAAGGGACAGTAACAATAATAATACAGTACCACCATTAACAGCTGTTATTAATGATAATATTATTAATAATTTCACTTTAAAAGAGAATGTTACATTTACTTCTCAATTATCAAAACCCGTTTTCGGTACTAACATTAATATTAGTTAATTTACTAAAGACTATCAGCAAGATTCAAGTATCATACCGTATATATTAATATAAAATTTTAATGTTTATTTATAGAAAAATAATATATAACATTAAATAAAAACTAAAATCAATTATCTTATAGTGAGATTGATTTTAGTTTTTTTATTACAAATAAAAACCTTTATCCTATTTAAAACTTCTATAGTTAACTTCTTAAAATATAAAAATTCATCACTTTTTCTAAATAAAAGGAGATAAAATAAATTTATTATCAATACATTAATAAAGCAATTAGCTAAAAATGCATAAATATTAATTATTTCTTTTAAAGAACTGGTAATTATGTGAGTAATAATTAATGGAAATATACCAATAAATAAGTATTTAAAATACATTAAAAAATATTTACTTAATTTCTTATTAAACACATATTTATAAACCATTTTAGGTTTAACCCAAAAAATCACAAGTAAATTACTTAGCAATGTTCCAATAAATACACCAGGTAAACCTATTATATTAACAAGTGTTACAGATGCTAGAAGGTTTATGGTTAATTCAAATAGTGGTGCATACCTATCTTGATAGTAAATACCTCCACCTTCTTTAAATCTCTCTACAGATCCTCTCATTAAAATAAAATAAAAATTAATTAATATTATGCTTAGAGTGAAATTATCTATTTTTTGATCTTCTCCTAACCATAATTGAACAAATTGTAAAATCGTATTTGATAGAGAAATAGTTACAAATGATACAACCCAAAAACTCATAAAAAATAATTTTTTATGGACATTGTAACTATTTTCCGTTTTACCTTCGGTCAATAAATTTCCAATACTTGCAGTTACCCCAGAAATTGCTGAAGAAATAATTGTTTGAAGAGCACCTATAACCATAAAATAACTATTTATAATACCTACTATACTCAAACTTATATAGTAAGAAATAATAATATTGTCCGTACCCATTACTAAAACTCCACCAATTTTGTGCAGGAATAGAGCTTTAATATTTTTAGTTAACAATTTTTTTTCTTCAATATTAATAACTCCATTAGTTGTTTTTAGCCAATTATATTTATTATTCACATAATAATTCATTAATACCAGATAAATAAAATTAATAGTGAGCTGAATTAATAAGTATAAATAGTAGCTTGGAAAAAATTCTAGCATTAAATATTGTAATCCTGATATCATCAGTTTTGATAGCGTGGCAGCAATTGAAATTTTATAGCCTTCTTGTGCCACATTAATAATACATAGTTTATAGGATAGAAAGTATCCAATAACTGTATCAATTATTAATAGTAAAAAAAACATTCTTGCATCATTTATATCTATATCATTTTTAATAAATGTATTCAAAAACGGGATAATCATTAACCCTAATATAAAAATAATAATTCCTACGGTTTTATAAAATTTTGAAAAATAATTTAAATAACCTTTTACTTTATTTCTATCATTATCAGCAAAAGGTTTATATAGAGAATAAATTATAGCCGTGCCAATACCTAATTCAACAATAGATAATATACCAATTATATTAGTATAGAGAGAACTTAAACCTAAAAATTCATTCCCTAGCTCATCCAGAAATGACTTTCTAACTATGAATGCAGGTAAAAATCCTAATATAACAGTTAGAATATTAACTAGTACATTTATTGTTGCCTTTCTCTCCCTAATTTTAATACACCTTCTTTTTTATCATGATTCTATTAATGAGTATACTTTTAGAATTTCATTTTCCGTGCCTACACTCTCACACTTTAATCTTAAATATAATTTATTTCTTAAGCATTTATCTTCAATTATATTTATTATTCCATTGGATATGTCTTCTGAATTCATATTAACAATCAATCCATTTTCACCATCTACAAGCTGATTGTGAACTACGGTAAAATTAGTGGCTACTATCGGTTTTTCTAA
The window above is part of the Metabacillus dongyingensis genome. Proteins encoded here:
- a CDS encoding right-handed parallel beta-helix repeat-containing protein, which codes for MINSDAIYVIELDRWGIKNNGTDAINSTKGINSALLWAKDNGFNHCKLPSGQYLIDKDNKIELVNDFTLDLFGCLIKKETNGYQKYLILNIENKRNVTLIGGIIEGDKSTHDYQTIPGTHEWGTGINIGYSKNIKIDSVEIKETTGYGISVGSKYHHAYWVYLSELESGTFDASGNPITNNNWVRSNKFYQLSNSLIQQQGYFMICGNGYGDYGNGIDLTKKMVSAYFFDNKNFFLGKINRRTFEPFYLTSIPEGASKFKLSYMEDISTIGTSTTTIRSDAFSSGVNIINCFIHDCRTLGIVGGGQYINIENCEISRIGGAAPGYGIDLEDGYNLNQNITIRNNYFHDNKNGDIVVISARNVLVEMNKFNNTVSFGGARGENYISQYNEYNGAQGTGSSLAGGDGTFVAFRYDHFSESQAYLSGNSIYENSIFDNMNFILQSDNYLTTQFRNCRFNFNKIDEGWSWLLRKGSLIFDSCEFNVNCKWYYFRSEAHAGDWSKNKLVFVNNTFNTKVSLGESVYEVNELILENNTFVGRQDKTNYYGFWAKANKFSMTNNNVRDVYFRIEGKGINSTAVITNNRVLIDKNSTVSGLDRSEFLRLTLFDKVFFQNNVINIPRAIVLLRGFTIYAEKQLIVNGNYFNCDSGTNARLDLFGALRDSNNNNTVPPLTAVINDNIINNFTLKENVTFTSQLSKPVFGTNINIS
- a CDS encoding lipopolysaccharide biosynthesis protein; the protein is MNTFIKNDIDINDARMFFLLLIIDTVIGYFLSYKLCIINVAQEGYKISIAATLSKLMISGLQYLMLEFFPSYYLYLLIQLTINFIYLVLMNYYVNNKYNWLKTTNGVINIEEKKLLTKNIKALFLHKIGGVLVMGTDNIIISYYISLSIVGIINSYFMVIGALQTIISSAISGVTASIGNLLTEGKTENSYNVHKKLFFMSFWVVSFVTISLSNTILQFVQLWLGEDQKIDNFTLSIILINFYFILMRGSVERFKEGGGIYYQDRYAPLFELTINLLASVTLVNIIGLPGVFIGTLLSNLLVIFWVKPKMVYKYVFNKKLSKYFLMYFKYLFIGIFPLIITHIITSSLKEIINIYAFLANCFINVLIINLFYLLLFRKSDEFLYFKKLTIEVLNRIKVFICNKKTKINLTIR